The Brassica oleracea var. oleracea cultivar TO1000 chromosome C7, BOL, whole genome shotgun sequence sequence AAGAAACGCTACAAGATTATGAGGAAGCGCTGAAGAAGAAACTCATAACTGAGTTGATGTCTAATTAGTTAACTGTGAGTGTCGTTTTAGTGTTAAGTGTCAAGTCTCAGCTTCAGTTATGTTTTAAGTTTCAGTGTGAAAATGTTATGTGATGTCTCGTTGCTCTGATGTTAAAACTGTTAAAAATGTTCTCTGATTTTAGTGTAATGTTAAAAATGTTATGTGATGTCACCTTGCTCTCGTTGTTCTTATGTTTTGTGATGTTCTTACGTTTAAAATATTGTTGTCCTAATGCAGGTGAGAAAGTGAAGTTTGAAGTGAAGCCTTGTCATGTTTGAAGTCAAGTCTCAGTTTCAGTCTGGTGCTACTAGAGAAGTCACAGACTGAGAGAAGTCACGGAGTGGTGTATTGTATTGTACTATCTTCTAGTTTCATGTGTATTGTAGTGTCACGGCGTGGTGTATTGTAGTGTCTTCTAGTGTCATGTGTCATGTACTGTCTCTTGAGAAATGTCTTCTAGTGTCATGTGTAGTGTCTTGTAGTTGTGTCATTGTGTTTGTGTCACAGACTTGTCTCAAGCTACTTGTACTTGTCTCTTGTAGTTGTCTCATTGTTGTTTTTTTATGCTTGTGTCTATATAACCAAACACATGCGACTTCTAACAGCATCAAAGCCATCTCCACTCTTTTAAATCTCAAGCTACTTCTACTTCCAACAACATCTCCACTCTCTTTAATCTCAAGCGAGTTCTACTTTCTTTACATCTCCACTCTCTTTACACAAAGCCATCTCCACTTTCATTTAACCACCATATAATCACTATGGCTTCTTCTTCCCATAACAATCTAGATGAATCATTTGATCAAATCTTTGATGATACATTTGATCAAATCGTTGATCAACATTTCGATCAAACTTTCGAAAATTTAATGGTTCATGGTGATGAAGAAGAAGCAAGGAAAAAAATAAAAAAACGAGCCTACATCGAAAGAAATCGAGAAGAAGGTCATGTACGTCTATGGAACGATTATTTCAATGAAACTCCGACGTATCTTGAAAATCTTTTCCGACAACAGTTTAGAATGAACAAGCCATTGTTCATGCACATTGTTGATCGACTCTCCAATGAAGTTCAATTCTTTCGCCAAAAAAAAGATGCTCATGGAAGGCTTGGTCTCTCTTCACTCCAAAAGTGTACAGCAGCTATTCTCGTCTATTGTCATATGGTACTGCGGCGGATACGGTAGACGAATACCTCCGGCTCGGTGAAACTACAAGTCGGTCATGTTCGGAGAATTTTGTGGAAGGAATTATACAATTATTTGGCGATGAGTACCTAAGAAGACCAACTCCGACTGATCTTCAACGTCTACTTGATATTGGAGAGTACCGTGGATTTTCCGGGATGATAGGATGCATCGATTGTGTGCATTGGGAGTGGAAGAATTGTCCCACTGCTTGGAAAGGGCAATATTCTCGTGGCTCGGGAAAACCAACAATTGTTTTAGAGGCGGTTGCTTCATATGATCTCTGGATATGGCACGCGTTTTTTGGACCGCCAGGTACCTTAAACGATATCAATGTTCTTGATCGCTCACCGGTTTTTGATGACATAATAAAGGGTCATGCTCCGGAAGTCATTTACTATGTCAATGGAAGAGAGTATCATATGGCTTACTATCTCACCGATGGTATTTATCCGAAATTGGCAACTTTTATCCAATCTATTCCATTACCACAAGGGCCGAAAGCAGTTTTATTCGCTCAACGTCAAGAAGCTGTCCGAAAGGATGTCGAGCGTGCTTTTGGAGTCTTGCAAGCTCGCTTTGCCATCATAAAAAACCCAGCACTTTTTTGGGATAAAGTCAAAATTGGAAAGATTATGCAAGCATGTATCATACTTCATAATATGATAGTAGAAGACGAACGGGATGGATACACTCAGTTTAATGTTTCGGAGTTCCAACAAGGAGAAGACAACGGAAGTTCACATGTGGATCTCACGTATTCTACAGATATCCCTACAAATATCGCCAATATGATGGGTGTTCGAACTAGAATTCATGATAGACAGATGCATCAACAACTAAAAGATGATTTGGTTGAACATGTATGGCTTAAATTTGGACGTGGAGAAGACAACAACTGAATTTGGATGCTTCTTTCAAATTGTTATCGTTTATTCTAGTAATCTTTGTTTTTAAGTTGTTTTTAAAAAAATTATGTTTCAAATGTTATCTTTTAGTATGTTTTATTTAATAAAAAAATTTAAGTTTAATAAAAAAAGTAATAATTTTTTTTAAAAAACTCTTAATTAAAAACCTTGCAATGGAGCAATTAAATTTATGGGTATCTTAGCTTTGTCTCTTAATACACTTTTTCTACTAAAATGCATTAAAAAATTAATAAGAACCCCTAGTAGGGTATTTGCAATAATCATCTTCTTAGTCATTTCAACTTTTACAATTTATTGAGTAGACTTTTGAAAAAGTCAATTCGTACCTAAAGTTGGATTTTAATTCAATTTTGTTTACTTGTCAAATATCCATCTCCGACAAAATATCTCAAATTATCATTCAAACACAAAATTCAGAAATATTCATATTGGCAAATATCAATATGTTTTTTTGAAGCATATACAGTTAGAGAAAATTTAGATATCATTGCTTTTACTAAAATTAAATATTGAAAGCGGCATTTGTACATGCATGTATGACGTACACAGTACACTAGCATTTTTATATACAAAATGGTTTTGTCACTAATTTCAAACTTGTAAATTCTGTGTGTGTTTAATGTGGTACATAACTCTAGCTTCCCTTGTGTACACGTAACGAGCAATTGGATTAAAATAAATATGTTTATAGAATAATGCCCAAATATGATAGTAACCGTCTTTTGATTAAAAAAAAATTAGAGGGTATTATTACTTTATCTTAAGCATTGTGGTAATATGTAGTTTGTGGTCCAAGAACCCCACGCCTCTATATTAGAATAGGGATACCTTTAAGATCAATATCTTCCAACTAAGACTAAAGAAAGATTCTCCAATAATATCTTCTTCTTTTGCTTGTTCTATTTTCTTTTATTTATAATTGCGATTTCTTAACTATATATTACATGCCTAACTATATATAACATACTCAGAGATATTCAAATGTTGATCATAAATTAGTTTGAATTTATAAACACAAAAAAGGTTAGGTAGATAGAGGCCAGTATGTTATATTCGCAACAGCTATACATTTGTTTTCACCATCCTTATAACATCCAACGGTCAAAAAGTTTGTTTTCTGAAAAAGTGGAGTTTCCGTATGGGCTCTAAAAGCTCATTTAATAGGCCCAATAGAATAAAACCAATCACTATCGACGATGATGGAATGGTGTTCAGTTCCGTAAAATCGAACCGAACCGATGTGAACCCCAACATCACATTAGGTGCCGTACTGGCGTTTCTTCTGCGTCCGTACCGGAAGTCGTCTAACAGAATCTTTTCTAATGTCTCCCTTTCGTAATAGTTCTGAACGTTTTGGTAAGTTTTCAACATAGATAAGTGAAAATAGTTAATTATGATATTCTTTGGTTTTAGGATTTGACAATATATGTTGTAGTATTGTATGTATTCTTAGGGTTAGATTTTAGAAAGCTCGAGTGTATTCTTAAAAGATTAAACTTTTAACCTATATATGTTATTTATGTGTATAGTAAACATTTTTTAAGTTTAATTTGATTTTATGAAGTGTTTAGTTAGTTAATTAAATTTAGAGGTTATGTTTAGGGTTTAGACGACTAACTTATAAGTCGTCTGGTGAATAATTTAAACCAGACGATTTACATGTAAGTCGTCTGATGAATAATTTAAACCAGACGACTTATATGTAAGCCGTCCTAATATTCCTGCTATAGATGTGTCTTGTTGTTTAATGATTGAAAGATTCTGAATTTAGTTTTGTCTTGCTATTGCATTATGCATATATGATATTACATTCAATTACTGGTGAAGTTTCAGACTTTGAAGGTTCTTTTGAGTATATATGATATTACATTCAATTTTTGTTTCATGGTTGATTCATATACCTCTATCACACTTGTTTTTACTGAAAATTTGTGGTTATGATTTCTGTAATGTAGCAATTTGTGGAGAACAACATCTGAAGAAAATCTGAAGAAAAGAGAGAGTTGGAGCATTTGGCTTGTGAAGTGACTCAAAGATGATTCTTGGTGTTGAAAAGACTATAATGTTTAGTCTCATGTCTAATAGTTTGTTTATAATCTATATGTGTATTCTTTCATTTGTGATTTCTTGTTTTTGTAAACTTGCCAAAAGTACTTTTATTGATACAACATATTAAAAATTATTTTAACCATTCTATTCAATCATAGCAAAAAACATCATTGATGCATATAACAATAATAATACTTAAGTCATTGATACAACATTTTAAAAAAGAAATATTTTAATCATTGTACCCACTCATAGCAATAATCATCATTGCTGCATACTTAAGAGATGGAAACAAACAATAGTAATTAGTCAAAACATATCACAATTTTTACAAGTTTGTGTTAAAAAACTTAGTCAAACATATCACAATTTTTACATATCTTGAAGTTACTTAACACTCTTAAAAATACAAGTTATTCAAAAACTAGCGGAGAAGACTTCCACGGAAGTCTTCTCGGATCAGCTAGAAACTTTAGTTAACATGAATGCTGGTAACCTCATAAATATCACGAATTAAATTATAACTTTCATTCAGTAGCTCAAATATTGATTAATATATATGAATTAACAAGAAATTTTAAAAAGTCTTTATAGTTTTAAAGAAAATGAAAGTTTATTAAACTTTAGGTTTTGTGGACGACTTCTATGCAAGTCGTCTATTTAGGTCATTTTCGCAATTACAATTTCATTGGACGACTTACATGTCAGTCGTCCACCTTTGTTTGATAAAAAAAAAACTCTGGACGACTTACATGTAAATCGTCTAGGGAGAAGGGGTTAGTTTTGCATTTGACCAAAATGTGTCAGAAATTTGACTTCTCCTGGACGACTTACACGAAAGTCATTCAGTAGAAAATAAAAAAAAATATTTTATTTTTCTAAACGACTTACATGGAAGTCGTCTCATGTTAGTTTTGCAATTGAAATATTAAACAAAAAAACAATTTCTAGACGACTTACACATAAGTCTTCCGTCCGACGACTTACTTCGTCATCCATCCAAGATAAACAATGTTTGACCAGAATCTCGGAATAAAATCATGGACAACTTTCATGTAAGTCGTCGGACGGACGACGTACATGTAAGTCGTCTAGAATTTTTTTTATTTTGTTTAATATTTCAATTCCAAAACTAACCTGAGACGACTTCCATGTAAGTCATCTAGAAAAAACAAAATATTTTTTTTAATTTTCTACTAGACGACTTATATGTAAGTCGTCCAGAAAAAGTCAAATTTCTGACATATTCCGGTCAAATGCAAAACTAACCCCTTTTCCCTAGATGACTTACATGTAAGTTGTCTACAAAAAAAAAAAGTCAACCGCAAAACTAATCTCTGCATTGACCAGACGACTTATCTGGAAGTCGTCTGGACGAACAAATGTGGAAAAAATATCGATTTCATAGTTTCAACCAGTGAGATAACTTGTTTATCACGTAAAAGTCTTTTCCAAGCACCCAGAATCTCAAACAAAAGTGACCCACCAAGAATCGTAAGTTTCAATGGCTCTATGAACCATAAAATTTTAGAATCAAAATCTTGGGTTTTCTTTGGATGAATATGGAGAGAAAGTGAAAGAGATATTGTTTTTAGTTCATAAGAATTGAGAAAGAAAGAGTGTAAATAGATTTGAGGTGCATTAAGAGTTTCAAATTGGTTGTTCATTGGGGTTGATGTATTGATGTAAATGGCAATCTTGTAAATAGTTGAAGAAGATGAGGTTGAGAGAGTAAAAAAAAATCAATTTCGAAAAAAATAAGAAAAAAATTAACGGCAATTTCGTAAATAAACTGAACTTATGAGGTGAATATAACAAATGAAATGTCCAAAAAAATAAGAGTTTAGTTTTGTGTTTGATTTTGAGTTTTGAGTCACATTTGCAAAACCCCCTTGGATAATTTTACAGACCAGTCGGTGTGAAATCATATTACAATGATGTATTTGTAATATTTGATCATATTATATTCACTAAGTAAATATTTTTTTGCATCTTAAACTATCAATTTTTTTTACGAATATGCGATATCATATTGAAAAATTGAGTATATAGAGTATTTTTTTACGAATATGCGGTAGATGTTCACATGGATCAACATCTACCGGAGTGGTTCACTGAGCCAGTATGAGTCTGTAGTTGATGACAAAAAAAAAGAGTTAATTAGAAAATTGTAAAAACATTATTTTTTCTTTTGTGTGCGATATCATATAAACAATGACCCGCCCAGTTAACAGAAGTCATGATTTCTTTCATGTGTGATTTTTTATTTGAATCATTTCCTAAAAACTATATTAAATTTTACATATTTTAATTAGAATATTTTTAAATATCTTTTACCTTTTTATTTGAAATGCAACTCAATATTTTTTTTAAAACAATTATAACAAAATCTTTGAAAAATATTTTTAGAAGTTTTTGGAAAAATCTGAAATTAACATTTTAAATTATAATTATCCTAAACTATGATTAGTTTTGATGTAAACGAAAACTAAAATTATGTCAAAAATAATTATATCCAATGATAATAACAATTTAAATTGATTATTTTTTTAAAAAATATATGTTTACAAAAAGTATTGTTAGAAAGAAATATTCATTTACCTTTCAAATATAAAATAAAAATATTATAACTAAATAATAAAAATAATAAATAAAAACCATAAATTTAGCAGATGACAAATGAGTTATATTATGCTAAACTTTTTGCTTAAAGTTATACTACAGATATGAAAAAATAATACCATATAAATATTTTTTAAAACATAGCCATTGTTAAAAAAAAATTTGAATAAATAATTATTTTTAAATTTAATCAACTGAAATGTAATAATACCCGTACGATTATGTGGGTCAAAATCTAGTTTTATTGTGTATGTTATATATTAGTGCTGCATGTTTTAGATAATATTTTAATGATACAAAAAATATATATTATTAAAATTATGCACGTAAAGATAACTTATGGGTTTTTTTGTTGATTAAATGACATTGCGTCCAAATTTATTTAAGGATATTTCATTAATGTAACTGAAAAAGACAAGTAATAAAATAAGTAGTTTAAATTTATTTAAAGATATTTCATTAATGTAACTGAAAAAGACAAGTAATAAAATAAGTAGTTTAAATTTATTTAAAGATATTTCATTAATGTAACTAAAAAGACAAAAAATAAAATAGGTAGTTTAAATTCATTTAAGAATATTTTATTAATGTAACTGAAAAAGACGAGCAAAAAATAAAAAGTTTAATTAATGAAGTATGATCATTTTTAAATGGGTACTTCTCTTTTAATAACATAGAAATAAGAAAATATTTACATAGTAAATAATACTTCAACAACAAAAAGGGTTGTCTTGAAATCCAATAAATTACTTTAATGGTTGGCTTGGCTTGACTCTTTGGCATGGTCTCCAGACGTGTGGGGAAAGCGTCGGTAAAAGGTTGATAATAATTTTTTTATCTGAATCATTTTACAAAACTAGACAACAACTTTTTTAGAGGCATGGAGTGATCGTCATGGGAGAAAACGGTAAGATTCTTACAGGCGAGGCCAGTAGCTTTATGAGCATTCTTTTCCTTTTTTTTACTTCATTGTGTTTTTAGATAGACACTTGGGTACAAGTGACAAACCATTATCTTCCTTTTGAAAGTGAAACATGGTTCCATAACAGTCTCGTTGAGGAAAAAAAAAAGCAAACATTCATTTGTACTAATAGAAAAACAAAAGGTTACCTTGGAGAGACTACTTTCAAGAGTTTCTCTCTCTCTCTGTTCTGCAGCCTGGTTGCCGAGAAATGGGTTCCAATCGTTGAAGCCCCGGTGAACGGTTTGAAACTTCAGTTGGAGAAAAAGAAACGAGAATGCTTCTCAATCTTGGGACTGGAACTAACAACTAAAACTGTTTTATTGGACAAATATAAGCACATGAGCCAACCAATAACAAAAGTTTTCTTTCTTTTTTTCTCTCACTTTCCCCATGGAACTAAATGGATTTCTCAATGTTGTAAAAAATTTGGTTACATTTTGGTTCTAATACATGTGGATATAAAACCATATACTGAGAAGACACCTTGAACTCTTTTCATATTAAAATTTTCATCTCTTTCTGACTAATTACAGGATCATTTAACACCAAAACAAAAAAAAAAAGAAGCAAGAGTCTCTGTTTTCGCTTTTCACTTCTTTGAACCCAATGATGATTGATCAAGTGAACCCAATGATGATGATCAAGTGGTACATATAAACACAACACGAATTTTATGCGAGAAAAACACGTTTTGTTGTTTGTCATGAACATATATAGACACACACGAAAACAAACGGGAGCTTGTAAAACAAGGTTTACCTTTTTGCTATGGGTCTGAAATTCACATACGCAACCACCCCAAATCATTTACAATTATTGGTAGACTTTATATAATTCTTTGTTTTGAAGTCAATAGATTAATATTGCAGTTTTTTTTCTCCCTAACTTACAATTTGAACCTTTAACGAAAATGTTTAATGTGAAAATTGCTAAAACAGAACAAAAATTTAAGATGATTATATTTTTGGTACAAAATCATTTTTGTTTTTTTCGTTTCCTTTTTATTTTATTTTTATTTCTGAAATATAATGAAATAAATAGTTTTATGAATAAAAAAATTATCTACGTACCAATTATGTATTGTGACTTTGACAGTTGCGCCTACACTGTTGTACACAATAAACCTAGCAAAACAAACGGTGCAAATCTCTCGCAGCTGGTGACCTATTCTGACACAGGCGACAATCCGTGTAGCTATGGTGTATCTTTCGGAGTCAAAAAGCTCTGACACACGCACCGGATGTCTTCTCCGACGGAAAGGGCAGAAAGGTAAGTGTAGTTAGAGCATGATTTTCCCAAGTACTTCTAACGGGACTCTTAATCATTTTTTAGTAATAAATTTGTGTTAAAAACTTTATCTAAGATGCCTCAAAATTTTTGTCCTCTAATACAAGTATTTTATTTAGGGATTCTTAAAAAAAATTAAACATTGTTTTATTTAAGATAAAATTTATAGGAATGAATATCTGTATAAAACCTTTTGCAAAACATGGAAGTTTGGAATCTGAATACCATAATCACAAGCAACTAGAGAATCAAAGGAGCCTACTTTTATATTAGTATAGGAGGAAGGCAAAGAAACATTTACCCCTCTTTTTGTCTGAAGTAGGAGGGCGAAGAACAACATGCATAGTGATGACCATTCCGGGAAGTTCGCCAACGGGAAGCCTTGATTCAGCCAGTGTCCTATTGTTGTCAAGTATCTTCGCGGCATTGATGAGCTTCACATCATTTACAGTCTTAGGAATGTTTTCTGAGTCTATCAAAACAGAGAGGAACACTTGAAAACTTCAGTCCCAACACAACCTTAAGCAGCAAGAAAATTCTAAACAAGGTCACGAGTTACAAAACATCTAAACATCGAAAAGTAATACACAACTTCGGTCATCAATCTTCTTGCCACAGTATAACCTTTTAATTATCTGTTAAATTCTCAAACTTTACAAAGCTAAGTACATAATAAACTTAGAGAAAAAGACAAAAATAGCACTAAATCAAGTTTTTGTTTCCAAACTAGCACTCAAGGTCAAAAGTCATAGAAATAACACTTAATGTTTTATCAAAAGTCACAAACTTAGGATTTAGAGTTAAAGGGTGAGGTTTAGGATTTAGGATTTAGGGTTTAGGGTTTAAATTTTAGGGTTTAGGGTTTAGAGTTTAGGGTTTATGGTTTAGAGTTTAGGGTTTAGGGTTTAGAGTTGAGAAATGAGGTTTTGGGTTTAAGATTTCAAATTTTGAAAAATAAAAAAATTAAAATTTTGAAAGCATAAACTTAGAAAGGTGCTATTTTGGTCATTTTAGTTTTTGAATGCTATTTTTATGATATAAACTTAGAAATGTGCTATTTTGGAGATTTGATTATAGACTTAGGCCAATAAAACTTTTGGTATACATTAAATCATTACAGAATCAAAGAAAATGATGGAAATGCAGAAACAAGAACTAAAGAATATGAAGTTT is a genomic window containing:
- the LOC106303146 gene encoding glutathione S-transferase T2-like; the encoded protein is MKTPEGSAKQRSTIGVQHSAVKLLKDASSKRAVLQSVKKEGVWSPTDDVVLISAWLNTSKDPVVGNEQRSVAFWKRIAAYFNTSPKLVGCETRESSQCKQRWHKINYLVCKFCGAFEAATRERSSGQNENDVLKLVHEIFFSNHKKKFILEHAWKELRNDQKWSELSTAKNDGSSKKRKVDDASQSESSQAIETDDERTNRPRGVKASKANGKKAMVDGKDFAKFQTMWTIKKQDLEIKERLSKMKLLDSLLGKQETLQDYEEALKKKLITELICSWKAWSLFTPKVYSSYSRLLSYGTAADTVDEYLRLGETTSRSCSENFVEGIIQLFGDEYLRRPTPTDLQRLLDIGEYRGFSGMIGCIDCVHWEWKNCPTAWKGQYSRTLNDINVLDRSPVFDDIIKGHAPEVIYYVNGREYHMAYYLTDGIYPKLATFIQSIPLPQGPKAVLFAQRQEAVRKDVERAFGVLQARFAIIKNPALFWDKVKIGKIMQACIILHNMIVEDERDGYTQFNVSEFQQGEDNG